A single region of the Xiphophorus maculatus strain JP 163 A chromosome 3, X_maculatus-5.0-male, whole genome shotgun sequence genome encodes:
- the LOC111607631 gene encoding chondrolectin-like yields MIPNRDISWIGLYRVPWTWSDGNHGLFRRWTSSSPSNTGGTRHCVTENNLHNWNDENCNTPHVFICYQVVKKAALVKVTTVTDADLTDPDISAQLLQQLGAVLTSQGWTDFKVRWKNIAKKKDNNENTV; encoded by the exons ATGATACCGAACAGGGACATAAGTTGGATCGGTCTGTACCGAGTGCCGTGGACTTGGTCCGACGGGAACCACGGCTTGTTCCGGCGCTGGACCTCTTCCTCCCCATCAAACACCGGCGGTACTCGGCACTGCGTCACTGAGAATAATTTACATAACTGGAATGATGAAAACTGCAATACTCCTCATGTTTTCATCTGCTATCAAG TGGTAAAGAAGGCCGCCCTGGTGAAGGTGACGACTGTGACCGACGCCGACCTGACCGATCCAGACATCAGCGCCCAGCTCCTCCAGCAG CTGGGCGCCGTACTGACAAGTCAGGGATGGACTGATTTCAAAGTACGATGGAAGAATATAGCAAAGAAGAAGGacaataatgaaaacacagtatAA